TTGAGGGGATAGAGCGTAAGTATGATTCATACGAACGCTGTTCCGCTTTCAAAGTGAGGTTTTTTGTTATTTTTTGGAGAACATTTCTTTGGCTTCATCCATGGCCATTTTATTACCGATAGATGAGTAATCCAGCCAAGGTTGTGCACCAATCGGGTAGACATGACCGGCTTTGACTGCCTTCAGACCTTGCCAGATCGGATTGTTTTGCAGCTCCTTAAACATGGTTTGGGCTTCATCATCCGAATTCACAACCACAAAGATCGCATCTGCATCATAGTCCGGCAAGATTTCACGGGAGACGACTTGATACGGTTTAGTCGAATCGATATCTGTGATGCCTTTGGCAGGCGTCAGACCGAGATCCTCATACAAAATGGGACCCATGGGACGGCGTGTACTGAACACACGTAATTCTTTGGCAGTAACACGGATTGCCATCACTGTACCATCACCAATCGTGTCATGAATCAGAGATTTCACTTCTTCTGTTTCGGTCGCGTAGTCCTGAATGTATTGCTCGGCTTCCTTCTCGCGATTCACGAGTTTGCCAATGTCTTTCAGATGATCACGCCATGTACCGTCATCCAGATTGAAGACATGCACTGGAGCAATTTTTTCGAATTTGGCAATATCATCACCGGAGAATTCTTCGTCCAGATAGATCACATCGGGTTTCAGGGCAAGCAAAGCTTCCATATCCGGGTCTTTAACCGGACCAAGTGGCGTTGTATTTTGAAGGCGATCAGCAACATGGGACAGGAAGCCTTTGGCTTCGCCACCGATAACAGAACCAACCGGCGTAATTCCGAGAGACAGCAGATCATTGGTCAGATGGATCGACATGGAGGCAATACGTGGCTCTCCTGAACTTGCACTGTTGTCCTGATTCTTGGTTGAAGTATCCGTGGATGAACCACTAGAAGCAGATGATGAATTATTGGCCGTTCCACAGGCAGCGAGCACAAGCACCAGACAGATACTCATGACAAGCATAAGGTTTTTCTTTAACATGGGTAGTCACATTCTCCTTGAACATCTCTTGGATGTCTTTATTGTTTTATTTTTTGAAAAAAAAGATCACTTGCTTCGTACTAAAAGGTACAAAAAGTAAGGTGCACCAATCGCAGCAACAACCACGCCTGCCGGAATGGCATTAGGCTGAAAAATAGTGCGACCGATCGTGTCGGCGGTCACCAGAATAACCATACCGATGAGCCCGGCAGCAGGGATCAGATGCCGATGCATCGGACCGACAAGTCTACGCGCCAGATGCGGCGCTGCCAGACCGATAAAGCCAATGCCACCAGCCATCGATACACTAACGGCAGACAAGGCTACGGAACAGAGCAGCAAAATAACACGCTGGGATCGAACAGGCGTCCCAATGCTGGTTGCGGCAGCATCTCCAAGATTGAAGGCATCGAGCGTTTTGGATCGACTCCAAATGTACGAGATACATAGCACCACCCAAGGAAGCAACGCTTGCACATGAATCCAGTCCCGGCCCCAGACGCTTCCTGCCAGCCAGCGAGCGGCAAAGGAATAGGTGTCTTCATCCAGACGCAGGGATAGGTAGAGGGTCAACGCATGGAACCCGGCCGCTACCGCGATTCCCACCAGAATCAGCTTAATAGGTGATACGCCGTTATGGCGATCATAAGATAACAGCATGATGATCAGGGCTGCGGCAACACTGCCTGCAAAAGCAAACAACGGGATCAGCAAGGCCACAGAGCCATCCATCGTAAAGGAGAGACTAACAAACACCATTAGTCCAAATGCTGCCCCTGCATGCAATCCCAATATGCCTGGGTCCGCCAATGGATTGCGGGTGATCCCTTGCAAGGCTGCTCCGGCAATACCAAGTCCTGCTCCGGCCAGTACCGTGACCAGGATGCGAGGCAGTCGGTAATCAAACAGTACAATCTGATCATCCGAACTGCCATGACCAAACAAGGTCTGTAACACAGCCGCTGGGGAGAGGCGAATGGTCCCCGTGTTCAGGCTGATCACAATAACGGCAATGGCGATGCAGATCAGCGTGATACTGACGACTATCGAACGTGTACCTCGTGAAGGTGTATTGAAATTCATCGCTACAAGGCCCTCCTTTCTTTACGGGCCAGATAGAGGAAGAACGGTACACCAACAAAGGCGACCATAATGCCTACGGCGAGCTCCTCGGGCGGGTTCACGATGCGTGAGCCCAGATCGGCGAGCACCAGTAATATCGCTCCAAGCAGAGAAGACATCGGAATGATGAGTCGATAATCCACACCCACCAGTTTGCGTGAGATATGGGGGATGACGAGTCCGACAAATCCAATCGAGCCCACTGCCGACACGGACACACCAGCCAGCACAACAACCGCTGCGAGGGCGAGAAACCTCGTCCAGCGCAGGTTGATCCCGAGATTAATCGCTACTTCTTCACCGAGTGACATCAGCGATACACGCCGGGCGAGTGGCATAATCAGTACGAGTGTGGCGAGCAGCACGGGAAGAATCAGCTTGAGATGCCGCCATTCAATTCCGCCAAACCCACCAGCATACCAGAAGGCCAGATCCTGACTCAGGTCAAAATAAATGGCAACGCCTGTGCTGAGCGAGGTTAACATGGCTGCAATAACGGCCCCGGCAACGGTCAGTCTGATGGAATTCAGACCACCAGGTGCTGCCATGCCAAGCAGGAAGATAAGCAGTGTGCCCAGAACAGCCCCCACGAATGATAAAACCATGATCCAGCCATATGACAGTCCGGGCCAAAAGGCAAAGCTCAGTGCTACGACAAAAGTGGCTCCAGCATTGATGCCCAGAATGCCCGTGTCTGCCAGCGGATTACGCGTAATACCTTGCATTAAAGCTCCTGCAACGGCAAAGGCAGCGCCGATCATAACCGCGGCAAGGACACGAGGCAGCCGTAGTTCATGAATAATCTGATGTGGTGTCAAAGCCGGGTTGTACTGAAATATGGCAGCCCATACAGTTTCCAGCGTTAGCCCTTTGGCACCTAAAGAGATGGCGACAAACATACTTAGCAGCAGTATGGCGACGGCAGACAAAAACGTCAGCCCAACGGTCACTGCAGATTTTTTTGAATTAGACGGACGATGTGGCAGTCCCGGATGTTGAATACGGGTCACTCCTTTGGTACCAACAACGCATTTCATTGTTATTGATTATCATTATCAATTAGTGATCATTATAGAATCTTAATTCAGGCCCGTACATGGCATAAATTAAGATTCTGGAGATGGACATTTTTTAGATTACATAAGTGAAGGTTTGTTCGTCAACATAGAGAGCGCTTCATCGAGCTGGATGTTGATGGAATATGGAGCATATACGACCCATGAGTTCCAGTCGATGAGATGTACACGTCCGTTTTTTACCGCATGATGGCTGTTCCATAGCGGATTCGAAGCCATCTCTTTCAACAGTGTTGCCTTTTCATGCATAGAATTAACCGCCAGCACCAGCACATCTGCCTCCAGTCCGTCCCATTCTCCTGGTGTGAAGGGCAGCCAGTTGAATCCGACGCCGGCAGGTTTGCCAGCCAGTTCGGTCTGAATGCGCTGAGGAGCGGCCAATTGCAGACTGCGGTAAAAGACATGTCCGAAGTTGCGATGGCTGTACATCCGTGGACCTTTAGGCGTTAACGTGCCAACGGCAACGGTAATATCCCCGGCTAATTCCTTGATTTTTTTGCGTGCACGCTCGGCTTTGCGCTCATGTCGATCGAGCCAATCTGTGGCTGCTTGGGTACGATCCACAATGGATGCAATCTGATGCAGATGACCAAAGACGTCTGTCTGGTTCCAGGGAATCGTGATGATAGGGGCGACATCGCCAATGTGCTCCATGGCTTTTGCTGCTGCATTGTCCTTGGTCAGAATCAATTCAGGATTCACATCCAGGAATGCCTGACGTCCCTGTTCCCACGGTTCATAAGCGTGGAAGGGCAGTGCCAACGATTTGGGCATATGAGGCAGGTGGCCCTGAATCTGAGCTGCACATGGCGTGATACCCAGTGTCATCAGGTGATCCGTGTATGGATAGGAGAGTGACACGATATTCCGGTGGACTTGCTTCGAATAGGAAGTTGGCGCATAACCAGCATGGTTCCGGAAACGTCGGCTGAAATAGAATTCGTCACGGTAACCCACTTTGCGGGCCACATCACGGATACGCAGATCGGAAGTGAGCAGCAATTCCTTGGCCCGGTTCATACGCAGATGCGTGATGTATTCAATCGGATTCTTTTGCATGCGACTCTTGAATAGCTGTGAGTAATAGGACGGGTGCATGTCAGCCAGTTCAGCCAGCTTTTCCAGCTTGATCTCGTTCATATAGTTTTCGCGCATGTATTGCAGGGTGGACCTGAGCCACTGTTCGGGTTCATCCTGCCCAGCCGCTACGTCAGTCGGGTCTTCTTGAGGCCAGAGCATATGTAACAGTTCCGTCAGGAAGAGCTGTGCTTTCAAGTCTTTTTGCGAATTATCGTTGTTAAGTTGTGTAAGCTGTACGGCAATGCGCTGTATACCGTAAAAGGGGCCCTGAATCCAGCCTGTCACAGGTGAACTGAGCTCACGTTCGTAGATTCGTCTGGCTTTGGTCTTCTCCGTAGCCCGATACAGATCGAAGTGAATGATATATAGTTCAATATCATGGTCTGCATCTCCGATCAGTTCAATTGCAGTTCCTGGTGTGCACAGACAAGCTGATTTGCGAACCACGAGGGATTCGGTCCCATTCATGATCAGTTGGCCTGTGAATTTGTGCATGTATATAAAGGTATGATGAGCAAGCTCAGTAGTGGACCAGCGCCATTTACCACGAGATATTATATGTTCTGCCTGACGAAGTTCGATCAAGGTATCATCCAGGAATGCATCCAGATTTGCCCGGTTTAAGGGTTCCTTTTCTGCATTGGCATTTGTCTGCTGATGCAACAGATGTGGATTCATGCCGCTGTGGTCGGTACCAGGGATGGTAGTCATGGTGCTATGCGACCTCCTCTCTTATGAAAAGTTATTTGGGTAATGATTGAATCTGGAACGGGACTATATTCGCTCGAACCTGAACGTTTTTCTTGAACATCTATTGATGCGTTTCGCATGATGTTATGATTACTGGCTGCCTTATCAAAAGCACGTTTGCGGTATAGTTAGATGTTTTATACATGTAAGACGGGTATAGGATATGTTGATCAGAAGGGATGGATAATGTAACCGGTTTGTCCCCAGGACGTGTCTCCAAACTCGTTGATGTGCATCTTTTACCGCCTTTTCGCCCCACACAGCGTCACTTCCCTTTGACGTGCCCCGGCACGCCTACGGAAAACCTTTCTTGCTTGGAACGAAAATTCAGCAAAGACTGTTTCCTTCGGAGTTTTCAGACACGCCCTAGTTACAAGTCAGCTTAGGGACAAGAACTCTTGACCCAAGTCTGCTGATAATCTTAGCAAATCTACTGGAGAATTGAAATGTACACAGAGATGTTCGAGTCCCTGATGAGCTGGAATTCTAATGAGAGTACATAATCGAAATCGTTTTCTGACGTAAGCCTTTCTTTTTGGTAAAATAAAGGGGATAACCTGTTGGCCTGATCTGAATCATGAACCTTTTTAACACCATTTGCAGTAGGGAGGCTTTAATATGACAGAAGTAGCGGGACGGGACAAAGTACGTTGGGGCATTATGGGCACGGGATGGATTGCATCCCAGTTTGCAAGGGATCTGGAGCATGCCGGGAACGCAGTGAAAGCAGCGGTAGGTTCACGGACAGCGGGAAGCGCGGAGAAGTTTGCAGCTGAATATGGTTTTGCACGCGCTTACGGTTCTTATGATGAGATGCTGCAAGATCCTGAGGTAGATATTATCTATGTGGCAACACCTCATCCTGTGCATAAGGAGAATGTCATGGCTTGTCTGGAGGCAGGCAAGGCGGTGCTCTGTGAAAAGCCGTTCACGATGAATGCGCGTCAGTTGGAGCAACTTATGGAGACGGCACGGGAGCGCAACCTCTTCCTTATGGAAGGGATGTGGACACGCTTTTTGCCGCCGATCGCTCAAGCCAGAGCATGGATTGCAGAAGGACGAATCGGTGAAGTACGTTTGCTCCAGGCAGACTTTGGATTCCGTGTCGGCTGGGAGCCGGAAGGAAGGTTGCTTAATCCCGATCTGGGTGGGGGAGCTTTGCTTGATGCAGGGGTGTATCCGATCTCCTTTGCTTCGATGATCTTTGGCGAACAGCCCCAGCATGTATGGAGTACGGCCAATATCGGTGAGACGGGGGTGGACGAGCAGTTTTCCGTATTATTGTCCTATTCCGAAGGGCGTTCGGCATCACTGAGTGCTGCCATTCGTCTGAACCTCAGCAATGAAGCGGTCATATACGGTACGGAAGGCAAGATTCGTCTCCCTTTATTCCTGGCGGGCAAAGAAGCCTATCTTCATGTGAATGGTCAGGACGAGCCGGAGAAGTTCACGGATGATCGAACATGTATTGGTTATGCTTTTGAGGCAGAAGAAGCGGGACGCTGTATTCTCGAAGGTCGGACGGAGAGCCATACCATTAAACTGGACGAATCCCTGGAAATCATGAAACTGATGGACACGATTCGGGGCCAGTGGGGATTGCGTTACAAATCGGAGTAAACAGACAGGAGCTGACGTGTGATGGTGAAAATTCTGATATCCGGGTTTGAACCTTTTGGCGGGGATGTGGTGAATCCAACAGGAGCGTTAATGGAAACTCTTGCGAACGAAGTGATGGAGGGTGCTGAGCTAAAAACAGTACTGTTGCCCGTGCACTTCGATGAATGTGCAGACTTGCTGATCGCAGAGATGGAAGCCTATCGGCCAGATGTGGTCATCGCCTGTGGGCTGGCCAAGGGCAGAACATCCATCACACCAGAGCGGATCGCCGTGAATGTCAAAGACATTCCGCAGGGCTCCTACGCGGATAACCAGGGGCAGCGTCCCGTGGACGAGCCAATTGTTGATGGTAGCCCGGACGGTTTGTTCTCCACGTTGCCTATACGTGCCATGGTGAATGACATGTCAGCAGCAGGTATTCCCGCAGCCGTCTCCAATACAGCAGGCACGTATATCTGCAACAACACGATGTACCGGGTGCTGGATCACATTCGAGTAGGGCAACTTCCGATCCGTGCCGGATTTGTACACTTTCCGGCCTCGACAGAGATGGCTGTATTGCAACCTTCCGTCCCTTCGCTACCTATACCCGTGATGCTGGATGCGCTGCGGATGATGATTCGCACCATTGTGGCTGATTCGTAGGGAATGCTTGCGAGAGTAGGCATGGCTAACGAGAATAGATACGGCTAAGAGGAAGAGAAGAAGGATTAATTAGAAGTGCGTTTGGAAGTGGGAGTAAGGATTGGATGTAGGAGTAGGTAGGAACAGGACGAAGTCGAGAGCGTGAGGTTGAGTAAAGCAGGCGTACTTTCTGCTGAAATATAAGTCAAAAAAAGAGCTGTCCCGTCGTCATACGTCTGACGTTAAGGGACAGCTCTTTCTATTTTGTGTGTCATGTATGGTCCAACATGGTTAGTGAGGTCAGTCGCTAGTTTGCAGTGGGTATCTCGCCAGTTTAACTCTAAAACCGCAAACCGCAAACCCCAAACCCCAAACTGTTAAACAGGTAAGGCTTATACCACACTTTTGCTAGAAATTAGGGATTTAGCGAAACAGGTTACGGGGAGTTTAAAGGACAGACTCCGATTCATGAGCTTTCTGAATACGACCTTTATTTAACCCTAAGTAACCAAGCACTAAAAAAACAAGACGTTAGAACACCCACATCACCTAGGCTAGCTAAGA
The window above is part of the Paenibacillus sp. 1781tsa1 genome. Proteins encoded here:
- a CDS encoding pyroglutamyl-peptidase I; translation: MVKILISGFEPFGGDVVNPTGALMETLANEVMEGAELKTVLLPVHFDECADLLIAEMEAYRPDVVIACGLAKGRTSITPERIAVNVKDIPQGSYADNQGQRPVDEPIVDGSPDGLFSTLPIRAMVNDMSAAGIPAAVSNTAGTYICNNTMYRVLDHIRVGQLPIRAGFVHFPASTEMAVLQPSVPSLPIPVMLDALRMMIRTIVADS
- a CDS encoding Gfo/Idh/MocA family protein, giving the protein MTEVAGRDKVRWGIMGTGWIASQFARDLEHAGNAVKAAVGSRTAGSAEKFAAEYGFARAYGSYDEMLQDPEVDIIYVATPHPVHKENVMACLEAGKAVLCEKPFTMNARQLEQLMETARERNLFLMEGMWTRFLPPIAQARAWIAEGRIGEVRLLQADFGFRVGWEPEGRLLNPDLGGGALLDAGVYPISFASMIFGEQPQHVWSTANIGETGVDEQFSVLLSYSEGRSASLSAAIRLNLSNEAVIYGTEGKIRLPLFLAGKEAYLHVNGQDEPEKFTDDRTCIGYAFEAEEAGRCILEGRTESHTIKLDESLEIMKLMDTIRGQWGLRYKSE
- a CDS encoding iron-hydroxamate ABC transporter substrate-binding protein translates to MLKKNLMLVMSICLVLVLAACGTANNSSSASSGSSTDTSTKNQDNSASSGEPRIASMSIHLTNDLLSLGITPVGSVIGGEAKGFLSHVADRLQNTTPLGPVKDPDMEALLALKPDVIYLDEEFSGDDIAKFEKIAPVHVFNLDDGTWRDHLKDIGKLVNREKEAEQYIQDYATETEEVKSLIHDTIGDGTVMAIRVTAKELRVFSTRRPMGPILYEDLGLTPAKGITDIDSTKPYQVVSREILPDYDADAIFVVVNSDDEAQTMFKELQNNPIWQGLKAVKAGHVYPIGAQPWLDYSSIGNKMAMDEAKEMFSKK
- a CDS encoding iron ABC transporter permease, yielding MNFNTPSRGTRSIVVSITLICIAIAVIVISLNTGTIRLSPAAVLQTLFGHGSSDDQIVLFDYRLPRILVTVLAGAGLGIAGAALQGITRNPLADPGILGLHAGAAFGLMVFVSLSFTMDGSVALLIPLFAFAGSVAAALIIMLLSYDRHNGVSPIKLILVGIAVAAGFHALTLYLSLRLDEDTYSFAARWLAGSVWGRDWIHVQALLPWVVLCISYIWSRSKTLDAFNLGDAAATSIGTPVRSQRVILLLCSVALSAVSVSMAGGIGFIGLAAPHLARRLVGPMHRHLIPAAGLIGMVILVTADTIGRTIFQPNAIPAGVVVAAIGAPYFLYLLVRSK
- a CDS encoding AraC family transcriptional regulator, producing MTTIPGTDHSGMNPHLLHQQTNANAEKEPLNRANLDAFLDDTLIELRQAEHIISRGKWRWSTTELAHHTFIYMHKFTGQLIMNGTESLVVRKSACLCTPGTAIELIGDADHDIELYIIHFDLYRATEKTKARRIYERELSSPVTGWIQGPFYGIQRIAVQLTQLNNDNSQKDLKAQLFLTELLHMLWPQEDPTDVAAGQDEPEQWLRSTLQYMRENYMNEIKLEKLAELADMHPSYYSQLFKSRMQKNPIEYITHLRMNRAKELLLTSDLRIRDVARKVGYRDEFYFSRRFRNHAGYAPTSYSKQVHRNIVSLSYPYTDHLMTLGITPCAAQIQGHLPHMPKSLALPFHAYEPWEQGRQAFLDVNPELILTKDNAAAKAMEHIGDVAPIITIPWNQTDVFGHLHQIASIVDRTQAATDWLDRHERKAERARKKIKELAGDITVAVGTLTPKGPRMYSHRNFGHVFYRSLQLAAPQRIQTELAGKPAGVGFNWLPFTPGEWDGLEADVLVLAVNSMHEKATLLKEMASNPLWNSHHAVKNGRVHLIDWNSWVVYAPYSINIQLDEALSMLTNKPSLM
- a CDS encoding iron ABC transporter permease, producing the protein MKCVVGTKGVTRIQHPGLPHRPSNSKKSAVTVGLTFLSAVAILLLSMFVAISLGAKGLTLETVWAAIFQYNPALTPHQIIHELRLPRVLAAVMIGAAFAVAGALMQGITRNPLADTGILGINAGATFVVALSFAFWPGLSYGWIMVLSFVGAVLGTLLIFLLGMAAPGGLNSIRLTVAGAVIAAMLTSLSTGVAIYFDLSQDLAFWYAGGFGGIEWRHLKLILPVLLATLVLIMPLARRVSLMSLGEEVAINLGINLRWTRFLALAAVVVLAGVSVSAVGSIGFVGLVIPHISRKLVGVDYRLIIPMSSLLGAILLVLADLGSRIVNPPEELAVGIMVAFVGVPFFLYLARKERRAL